The Neodiprion lecontei isolate iyNeoLeco1 chromosome 2, iyNeoLeco1.1, whole genome shotgun sequence genome segment AAAGGATGTGATTCTTCATCATTATTgttctttgcttttttttttttttttctttcacgtttTGCCAATGAAAGTAACCAATCTTCAAAGCCCGATGAGAAACTTACCACAATTGGTTCAACACCAGGACCGCACTTCAAAGCAAGTTTGTCaattataaaagaaattcGTTAATACAATTGGCCTTTCGATGATTCTTATTTATCTTGGGAAGGGGAAAAAAGCCAATGCTTCGCCGTAACTCTAGTAATCTTGTTGTCCCTCTATGCTGTCTCTTAAAACCAAATTAATCCTAGAAAATTTGATGTGATCGGTAAGACGTACCAAGGGCTCGTTGGACTTAATAAGCTCCacaatttttatgatttcatCATCTTCGTCAACTTCCAGGGGTAGTTCAGGAATTTTTGGGTAGTATTCCTTTTTCGCAACTGCGTCATGAGTGCATAGCAGAGCCTGAAAATCCAAGGGTGTGAATGgatttaactttttttctttttgtcgcTTGTTCGAAATGAGTGCCGTGAATAAGTTTGTTTCATCCGTGAAAGTTCGTTTAATTGTTCCAAGCATGATACTTGATATTTGTAAAAGAAGGATATATATCGAAATTGAATTGCTATCATCTCTTTCCTCCctaaattaaattattattgcagaatgaaaagatttttcatttgaaatttctccttgtattttttaatttcattgatttccTTCTCTTACCTGCATATGACGGTTctgtaataaaagaaatagtTGCTTGCAATCTGCGGATCCACGTGTTTTTGGCACAAGTACATCCAAAACGTCGATGTTGACGTCCATGGAGTTTGATAATACAGGAAAGAATTTGTCATCATTGGAGAGATTTATGATCTTGTTGTGAACGTTAACCAACGCGTTAAGCTCCTTCGACTTTAATATTTCACTGAGAAAATTAAGCTCCTCCTCGCTGCAACTTGGGAGTTCAGTCTTATTATCTTCCAGTGAATTGAGAAGCTTTGATAAGgctgaaaatgaaatgaaaaacctAAAATTTAATACCATACAGCATGAGTACCTGTACAGAGAAATAGAAATAGGAGATAAGCATAAAAACTGTGTATAACCGAGCTTCAAGACTATTCTATAAATAGTTATTGTCTATTTACAAGTTTGATGTAAGGACTCGAGAACCTGTCCAGCTTGAAAGATCAACAAGATTTCACAGCTTTGCTTACTTCTAGTTTAGAACGAACGGTTTAAAATGTCAAtagaattgatttgaaaagtCCTACCCAATTGAGACAATTACTTACGAgagaatttcaattaaaaatctatatacaaataaaactGACTAATGTAGCGcagatatttttcattgactTTCGGTGATTCTTTACATGAAAATTGCATACcgtggtgaaaatattcaattcttcAACACATTTTCAGCCAATGTCGTGAAACCAGAACAAATTATCAAGGGGtagaaataacgaaataatttaAAGACTCACCTGCATCCCAATTAGAATTATCCATTACGGGACTTGCGACCCGTCATTCACCCCGAAATCGTTCGCGCAATAAAGAGGGCAGGATTGAGAAATGATACAAAATTTACTACGGTCGAATATCACCCTATTCCTTCCCTCCGAGTTGAAGCCTTACTACTTTTTTCTCACGTACATAATACGTACGCGTAAATACGCGCGATGTCCAAAAATACGCACACGACCGACACTTCGCACTGTGCTCTAACATGCCAAATAATGCCAAACTGCAGTCAGCGAACGCGCTACGAGGAAGCTAATTCTGGTACTTGGATTGGTAAATTCGTGCATCCGAGGATTGCAGCTGTCTGAATTATTCCCTCTAATCTGATTGTCACTGGTCACTGCGGATCCATCAGCGAATATATTCTGAATTTGGGTGCGAGGGGGTGAGTGAGTGAGtctgcgttgactgaagaatttAAATCTGTTACCcttggataaatttttgtgaccaaTACTCAGCAAGTGGAATTGGAGTGATCTGAAGCTTCTTTATCGGCGGAGGCCTTTTATCACATAATCACATAAGTACACAAAATCTTGTTAGCATAGCCGTCCAGTCTTCAGTCAATAGTCTATGACAATTTATGAGTGCGTTCCAAAACTAACTGGCAGCGCTGAAAACTCCCTAGGACTAAAACCAGCTACGAACTCTATAGCGAAAAACGACGTAAGATAGTTGACAGCACCGGGGGCTGATTTCGAAACGCATGATGTGGATTACCGAATGTGTCTAAATGAGAGAGAGCATAAACGAAATAGAAGACTTGTGCTTTcagttctctctctctcgctctctctgaTAGTTTGATTATTTGTGTGAAATACGGGAATATAACGTTTGTCTCAATTCCATCTACGTTTCGTTTAatctttcatttcaataatCATAGCaagtttaaatttcaaattccttgTATTTGCGTTTGAAAATGTACCCTCTAGTGGCGGGTGAAGGTACcgatgttgaaaattaatttgataCCGATACATCCGTTTTCGGTAAGGTCGGCCTTTTTGAAAAGTTGCAAGTTGATATTGACAAAATAATTTAAGTATTCTGAGGTATCCGAAGGACGCTAATCATTCCAAAGCATGGCTAAGCATCATCCAGATTTGATATTTTGTAGGAAACAGCCGGGCGTTGGTaagttgtttgaaaaatagcgTAAGACTTGATCGCAATGCTGATCATTACTATCTCCGCTCGTTTCGAGATTTTATGACTTATTTCATTGCTAATAATAGCTCGTGAAACACGTATGGCTACTGGTATTATCGTTTTCGAAACTGCGACCTTGAAAATATTACTTCATGGTTCATTCTGCCGATTCTACAAGTTGACATAACCTAACATCACCCTAGCCAACCTGGCTTCAcctgtgaataattttctacaaacaatttgaattttccgtCTCCAGCTATTGGTCGATTATGTGAAAAGTGTGATGGAAAATGTGTAATCTGCGACTCGTATGTGAGGCCTTGTACACTGGTACGAATTTGTGACGAATGTAATTACGGATCTTACCAAGGCCGTTGCGTTATCTGCGGAGGACCCGGTGTATCTGATGCATATTACTGCAAAGAATGTACAATTCAAGAAAAAGATGTACGTAAGATCGTTATCATAGATTCAAATTGGCGACGCTGAAAATGCTaattctttaaatatttacgACAGAGAGACGGGTGCCCGAAAATTGTAAACCTGGGAAGTTCGAAAACGGATCTATTCTACGAAAGGAAAAAGTATGGATTTAAACGACGATAGATGTAATTATGTGTATAAGTATAGACTACAACATCTCGGTATCTGTAAGTTATGATGTGTGAAATGAGAATGAATGAGGATGGAACATTGCGTTCTGTGTTTTTATAATAAACGGTTGAATTATATTCGTACATCTGTATTTCGTCTTTATTCTTATTTATGACGAGGCAACGACAGGCAAAATCATTGGACCGATTCCTAATTACATTTCCTGTCCGTCGATCCCCTGCAGAGATTTGGATTTAGACAAGGGATAATTGGAAAATGAAAGTTGATCGTGAAAAgttatatttgatttttatttaaatatagcTCTATTCATTTGTCATCAACATTATTCTACGAATGAATTAtgttttcctaattttttttacaatttgttTTCGTCCTTTTACGTTATATTTGCACACAACGTACTTTAAAGTTTTTGAATACGTTTAAAACCACATATCTAAAGAAATAGTGTTAGAAGAATAATGCACGCAGATCAAACAATCTTTATTAACACAGACGTTACATTTTGGCACGCAATTTTGAGGGCACGATTTTTGCTAAAGAAAAACTTGTCTTTCACCGTTTCACAAGTATTATATATGAGAGAACTTCTGCAAAGAGGTTTTTCCAAAAGACTGTACTTACATTTGCAAAAAGCCATGTTTTTTAGAAATACATAACTGTTTAAAAAGACtgcataaaatattcaaattttcaattctctagGCGATTCCACTTGCATTACTCTTCTGCTACAGTGTCTGACTTAGCGTATGACTATTACAATCCAATAGTTTATTTAGTAACAATTTCAGTTACCTGTACCAATTATTAAACATTTTCTAACAGTTTTACTAACATTGTTGAAAGTCATATGTGTCGTATTATATTTGTATTCGTCAGGCTATTTAACTGAGAATATGAACACTTTTATTCTAATCTTTGTTCGATAAATATCAATCGAAACTTTGAAACCAATACCGATTATTTCTACCCTTATACTTAGGGAAATATGTAAGTTTAATAATAAAGCtgttgaaattcatttcatatcGTTGATTCAATTCACTTTAACTTGGGCACAAACTTATTTGGTAAAATATTACCCTATTTGGCCAATATTCAATACTGTTGAGCTGCATTAGTTATTTCTTATCAAGTCATTTTCTAGTAGACGGTATTGTCAGTAAAATTATTAGAGAAGAGAATTAAAGTTTTTACAATGATAAACCACGAGTGATAGACCAACTACTTGCAATTCATAACCTACTGAAAATTCGATATAACTTtgatcgactatttttttttctcttttttggtatacatatatacctatatatatatttttctttactttaaacACTAATCAATTAATCTATCATCGCTAACATGCATGAGATGGTTAGTTTTCAGTATTGTACTTCTCAGCTGTAATTTATGATTAACAACCGACGTGATCATCGGTTATTATCATTGTAATAATCGCTCTTTTTACTATTCACAAATTCACTATTCTACATGTTAAAGATCGATGGGTGCCGCGTAAGCTAATTCTTAGCAATACACAAAGCCATTCGATTGGTCATACGATATacttatcaaaaaatttgattaatcgTAAAGAGCAAATACTTGAAatcttttctctgtatttaaaCATCATTGCAGCTATTGAATTTTACTTCTGAGGACAGTAAGACGTAAGCAATATTACCCTACGTCTGTACTTGTTTACATATAAACTTTACGCTAATGACAAATATGAGATTCTAAAATCCAATATTTTTTAGGATCCTAACATTTATATTTAGTTCTTATTAAACTGACCGTGAAATTGGCCAAGTgttaatttaattcaatatcCCTCATATTAAGAGTATTAAACTTAttagaaaggaaaaaagaaaattcacgcTATTGGACGATtgcgatgaagaaaaaaaaaaagaaaaataatcttaCAAGCGAACTAATTTTAATAATCTACATATTTTAACGCCAAGCGATACATTTTTATGTTTACTTGATGGGGTTTTTTCTACACCAGCACCATTAGTAATTGTTTCTACAACAATTAATAAAAgacgataaaattataattacaggACTTTTCTACATTGAAATGCTATTATTTCGTATTATAACATCGACATCAATCTCATTGTGTAAGCATAACGTCTGGACGGGGCGGGAGGGCCATAGGTTCCTaccaaaatttattccaaaacAGAATTCATTCTCTCGAAATTAATTCTTTAGTCTGAAATTATGCATTACAAAATTCGTGTCAATTCCTAAGCTacataatcttttttttaaacatatcttCGATTATTGTGATCAGTTTTCAATTGATTGTTTCATAGCATGTATGTTGTACATGAAAttcgataattattttgatCATTGTATTTAGGCAATATTGtaaatcgtttttctttctttttttttttttttttgttttttggttaTTTGTTTTCTGCCTCTTTGTACATGTGTTGCATTTTTGTGAAATGTTGTTACATTGAGTTTGTTCATATCTTTACTATTGCGAGGTATCGACATACGTGAAACATTTATTGGATacggtttttcaatttttagtattttttttttccatctcatCCTCGTTACTCCATTATTGCTTGATactgaataattatatcaattcaCCCGTGTCATTTATAGGACATTATTATGTGTGTGTTTTTCCTTATAGTCCAGTATTTATTGGCTCAAAAGTAGGTCTGTATTCTTATCACTTATTCTATAATATTGCTTcaatattaattgattatagCAAGTCTgtgtatatttacatacaaATTACTGTAGTCGCAGCGTGGGGGaagtgtaaataattttttttttcacttccgaCCAAATTTCGTCGTGTGTTACATATAtcttttgtaaattttattacaacaaccCCAATTTCGTACTactgaatttaaaatatttatttagataTATCATTATATCACCAAGTTATTATTCCTCTTTTGCACAGTAAACAGAACGATTCTGCACTATTTGTTAATAACTCTGCCTGAACGTTAAAATCTCGAAAACGGGAGAAAAACGaacataaataaaacatttctGCGAATTGATGATTAGAGATTTGAATATAGGTACTatactcgtttttttttctttttttttttagctagCTGCACTTCAGTCTATCTAATTACATCTAACGCCAAACAAGTctaaaatttctttgaaaagaCTGTTTCACTCCGATAATATTAGGTAATACataaagataaaaacaaaaaagaaaagaaaaaaatatataacagaAAAGTTTACAAAACACTATTCACAGATCTAGATTTGTAAATCGTATTTTCACTAGAAATATCCTTCATTCTTGATGTATCGTACGTAACTTCAaatttgttgcaaaaaaaaaaaaaaattataatttaatcagCTTCCTGACTGTTTTCATATATTGTTCTAAGGTGAATCCACGTAGCAATTAATTCTGCTAGTCGACTTTAAGCTATTAAGTAGTTTACATCGGATTGTTCAGGCGTCATCGTCAAGTGGTACGTGGCTACAATCTTCAGCAATTATTGTCTCTCATCTGGACAAAGATGAACTAGCGATGGATTTTCCGCTAATTGCTGACTGCAAACTCATCATCGAGCCTCTGTTTagacataaataaaaatgaaaattgcaaaGCTAAAATCTGGTACATGTATCGTAATAACGCAGTTTTCTGGataaacagaaagaaaaagtgaaaaacttGTTTCCACTTTCTTGTATTGAATTTGAGATGAAGCAAGTTTTATTACCTGTACTGAACCGACGGCAGAGTTTCGTGGAAATACATAAGCTGGGCCTTGTGAGATGTAATTGCTGGTAGTCGTTCGGTTTGATCTTCTTGGTACTGCCACTGTAGGATATAACTTCCTGCTACTTGCATTATGTGAGTACCCTGTTTTGAGgagggaataaaaatataagaagAATTTTACAGCGTATAAAAGTAGTGAAAACGTCGTTAGctacatatttaaaaaatcgaatgacGGGACGAAAAGAAATATCTCATCCTATTCGTACCTGAATACTTTCCCCGTCATGACACAATACACTGGGTTCAACTTTTACGCAATCAATTCCTTCCTTCCATTCTTTAGTTGCGGCAGCGTCTAGTTCACCGTTAGTGAAAGACGAGCGACTCGGTCCTAAAAAATGAAGCatggtttattcaatatttgaaattattgatAGGCAATTTGGATTGCAAAAgatggaggaaaaaataatgcgTATACAATACACTCACCACCCGCGTCGTCACATATACTGTTTCTTGTTTTACGCAGTACGGTAAATGTCACGTTGTGTCTCATGACGTCAAAATCCCACGTCAGCACTGCTCCTGGATCGTTACAATGTATAACGACATTATGGACTTGACCACGACTGAGACTTATAGATTGATAAAGGCTGTGCTCGTGTTCCGTTGAAGCACCAACCTCCAGATCTAGCCGATACAACTGCTTTGGCACGACACCTCCGTCTACTATGAATGTCTGATGAACAGGAAAAAGATGTTTAGTTTCAAGTAGCTGCATTTTGATGCTTAAACTCCGTGacagagagaaatttttattatattacaggAGCTGATAGCTTTCAGGTACAGatcggataaattttttcgttatttttctcctAAAATTTGTTTCTGTTGTGTGTTCAGAACTTTGGTGCATTGAACATTCATATGATGAACATGTAGTGtggttaaattattttcaacattactTTATGCTCAGTATCTCAATCGTAGTTATAAATGTTAAATTGCGTATTTTGTTGAcaaaaacaagagaaaaaaaaaaaaaaaatacgtcggTGAATATAATCAAATGTATTAACGGACACAAAAAAGGTGTAAAAGCACATGATAAAAAAGGTACGATTATGCTGCAGCATTGTGAGCGGCGTTATTCTTGGCACGTTGTTTGAACTGATATTAATTGATCGTAATCTATGACAGTATCATTCGGACCTTGAGACACAATATTCATTAAATTTGGCGTTAAACCAAGAGTGTCGGCGATATGATCTGTGACGTGTGAACGACAATACACAGATTATATATTTCATCAATTGGTCTTACACTGCTGGCTTCTGCGTCGATAATGTAAAAGCGACGCGGTACCATATCATACACCTCGCAAACTCCTTCCTGTCACCCAATTCAATGCATTACTACTTTTTATTTCTGGCAACTATCGATTGATGGGTTTTTCTCAAAGCaattacatcaattttttcaatcacggAACAGATAGTtcttaataatattatctaaTATATAAACAATCGTTAATTGCGTTACCTCTGATGGACCGCCTAAGAAATCTGGTATCACATCCTGACCGATGTAATCGGTCAGACCTCCCGCGCCCTgctcttgataatcggtaccGCAAGAAAATACGAACTTGTTTCTCGTATTTTCGtctgaaacaaaattcacCTGCCTTAGTAATATTACAATTAGATGTTTGTCAGTTGACAGAAAAagtatgaaaagaaaaaaacaaactgatAAGAGAATTCGCTAcgagaaaatattcaaacttaCGTATAAAGGTGCTGATAAGTGTCCATAATATCGGGAAACATCTAGGAGCTCGTATAATCAATACACGACCCATTGTCTCGGGATAATTGGCCTCGACGATTTCTATTATTCGCAACAATGCCTGAAAGTATAAAAAGTAACTCCTTGTTGATCTTCTGAGTTGTGTCTTTTTCTAGAGAATTGTTTTTACCATCATACGAATCAAACGCTTGAGTACTTTCACATTCTTGGTTCTTTTCTCATCCTTGTATAATAGTAAAACTACCGTACCTTAATACCAGGTCTCCACAAATGACGCATGTTTAGACCTTCTAAATCTATAAGTAGCGTCCACTGAGACACAGGATAGCCGCAAATTGTTGTCGCCTCATCCATTAGCTGCAGACCCTCTTCGCAGACGTGCAAAGCCTGTAATCATGGTTTATCACTTATTAGATATTGATGCGGGTCCCCTCTTAGCGTTTACAATTATCTATTATCATTCAAATTTCCACCTCGTAATGTCCAACTTCTGCActgttataatattaatgtaaaattaaatttcgtttCGTCAACTCAATTCGCATTAACTTCAAGAAAGGGGAAACAAATCCTCACCAGTAACAAGACTTCGTCTTCCCCGATTGATTTCAGCAACCCTTTAACATCCATTTGACCCAATCGTAGAACGTAAAGCGGGCGGCCGTCTGTCaattgtcaaataaaaatatgtgatgaaaaataaaaaaaattattgaatacaatacaattcaacaattttgcaTTTGTAAGTTAATTCTTtaactgaaatttaattaaatcgaATGACGTTTTCTGACAATCATGTCAATTAGGTAATAGTGGTCTGCATTCCAAGATCTGTTTACCTTTGTCAAAGTGATGCCAACCTCCGGGAAAGTAATCTTTGACAACTTGTGGGGCTTCGTAATCATCCAGAAGCTTATCAACTTGATGCTTCTTTCTCCAGTGTAACGACTGCGTTAGCATTTCTCTGGCTTTTTCGACTGAAAATTCTCTAGCGCGTAAAAATCTAAGCAACGTAGCATCTGCTGGAACTGAACTGCCGCGTAATTCTTCTATACTATGACGCAACTGTACTAATCTACTCTCTTGCATCATATTTAGTTTTCCTAAATATCTTGCGATGTAATCCGACGAAAGTTGCATGTCTGAAAAATTGGGATATTGTCAAACAATCGTGAGAAAACGTTTGGCGTTTGCTAAATTCTCGGAACTCGGTATCTCACCTCGGCTGCTTGGAAgcttcgtctcagaatcgggTTCTTTATTACCTACAGCTTCTCCTTCGCCTTTGATGCTGAAAAGTTTTACATGCGTTTTATTAACCATGAGTAAATAAACTGGTGTTTAACGTGTGGGTTTTAACGTGGTTAGTCAGCATTGCTATCATTAGGCTAGT includes the following:
- the LOC107221634 gene encoding protein real-time — its product is MVQHYQSPVRVYKHPFALVMLAYERRFPTCPQIPVFVGCEVTMDEESNGGAIRKTERRCKLNVEAPYILKKIIGVDFVYFIQRNVLDRRNSILEIEACNESFSNRVGVVEKCKYYIHPENPNWTCFEQTASLDIKNFFGFENSMEKLAMKQYAQNIAKGKEIIEYFVNQLKEEGITYVEPWTDPSPQKDIEVDVPIKGEGEAVGNKEPDSETKLPSSRDMQLSSDYIARYLGKLNMMQESRLVQLRHSIEELRGSSVPADATLLRFLRAREFSVEKAREMLTQSLHWRKKHQVDKLLDDYEAPQVVKDYFPGGWHHFDKDGRPLYVLRLGQMDVKGLLKSIGEDEVLLLALHVCEEGLQLMDEATTICGYPVSQWTLLIDLEGLNMRHLWRPGIKALLRIIEIVEANYPETMGRVLIIRAPRCFPILWTLISTFIHENTRNKFVFSCGTDYQEQGAGGLTDYIGQDVIPDFLGGPSETFIVDGGVVPKQLYRLDLEVGASTEHEHSLYQSISLSRGQVHNVVIHCNDPGAVLTWDFDVMRHNVTFTVLRKTRNSICDDAGGPSRSSFTNGELDAAATKEWKEGIDCVKVEPSVLCHDGESIQGTHIMQVAGSYILQWQYQEDQTERLPAITSHKAQLMYFHETLPSVQYRGSMMSLQSAISGKSIASSSLSR
- the LOC107221626 gene encoding PHD finger-like domain-containing protein 5A, with the translated sequence MAKHHPDLIFCRKQPGVAIGRLCEKCDGKCVICDSYVRPCTLVRICDECNYGSYQGRCVICGGPGVSDAYYCKECTIQEKDRDGCPKIVNLGSSKTDLFYERKKYGFKRR